The nucleotide sequence aaaccttcgaataagatagctttatatgtatgaatcgaatgatgttatgaacatcattactaccttaatttccttggataaacctactggaaaatagaaaaatggatctagcttcaatggatccttggatggctcgaagttcttgaagcagaatcatgacacgaaaacaagttcaagtaagatcatcacttgaaataagattgttatagttatagaaattgaaccaaagtttgaatatgattattaccttgtattagaatgataacctactgtaagaaacaaagatttcttgaggttggatgatcaccttacaagattggaagtgagctagcaaacttgaaagtattcttgattttatgaaactagaacttttggaatttatgaagaacacttagaacttgaagatagaacttgagagagatcaattagatgaataaaattgaagaatgaaagtgtttgtaggtgtttttggtcgttggtgtatggattagatataaaggatatgtaattttgttttcatgtaaataagtcatgaataattactcatatttttgtaattttatgagatatttcatgctagttgccaaatgatggttcccacatgtgttaggtgactcacatgggctgctaagatcttatcattggagtgtatataccaatagtacatacatctaaatgctgtgtattgtacgagtacgaatacgggtgcatacgagtagaattgttgatgaaattgaacgaggatgtaattgtaagcatttttgttaagtagaagtattttgataagtgtcttgaagtctttcaaaagtgtatgaatacatattaaaacactacatgtatatacattttaactgagtcgttaagtcatcgttagtcgttacatgtaaatgttgttttgaaacctttaggttaacgatcttgttaaatgttgttaacccaatgtttataatataaaaatagattttaaattattatattatcatgatattatgatgtacgaatatctcttaatatgatatatatatacattaaatgtcgttacaacgataatcgttacatatatgtctcgtttcaaaatcattaagttagtagtcttgtttttacatatgtagttcattgttaatatacttaatgatatgtttacatatcataatatcatgttaactatatatataaccatatatatgtcatcatatagtttttacaagttttaacgttcgtgagtcaccggtcaacttgggtggtcaattgtctatatgaaacctatttcaattaatcaagtcttaacaagtttgattgcttaacatgttggaaacatttaatcatgtaaatatcaatctcaattaatatatataaacatggaaaagttcgggtcactacataaacccagaaaactcttaatctctttCGGAGTCTTcggtgaattccaattcattaccgcttctattttagatggatcgactttgataccctcttGGCAGATAACGTGACCCAAAAATttcacttctcttaaccagaacttacatttagaaaatttggcgtacaaCCTTTCTCGTTTCAATAGTTCTAACACTTGTCTCAGATGTATAGCATGTTCTGATTCTGTCTTTGAATAAATCAAAATATCATCGACAAAATACTATCACGAATTTGTCGAGAAACTGTCTGCACaccgattcattaaatccatgaatattgctggtgcatttgtcaacccgaacggcataactaaaaactcgtaatgaccgtatctTGTACGAAAAGCTGTCTTTGGAATATCTTCATCGGCTATACGaacctggtgataacctgatcgtagatcaattttagagaagtacgatgccccttgtagctgatcaaacagatcatcaattctcggcaacGGGTACTTGTTCTTCACCGTCcttttatttaattctcggtaatcaatgcacatacggacagttccgtctttcttcttcacgaacaacactgcagcaccccatggcgaagaactTGGCCGAATAAACCCACAATCTAGCAACTCCTGAATTTGCGACATCATATCACGAATCTCGGACGGTGCTAATCAATACGGAGCTTTAGCAACGGGTGTGGATCCTGGCAACAACTCGATTTTATATTCTACTTCCCTAACTGGCGGTAAACCCGGCAATTCATCTGGGAAGACTTCTGGGAATTCGGACACTATCGGGATATCAGACACGTATTTCTTCTCTTTCTTTGCATTGATCACATATGCTAGAAACGAATCACACCCCTTGGCTAACGATTTCTTAGCTTTCGTCATCAAAATTAATGGACTATCAAACTCGCCCCGTTCACCTCGGGCCACAGCACGTGTCCCATCAGCCAAAGGAAAATGAATTATTTTCTTATCACATTTTATACTTACCTTATGGAGGCCTAACCAATCTATACCTAATACGACATCAAAGCTCAGTATATGTATAATAAGACAAGTCATAGGGAATTCATTCTCATCTATTTCAATGGTTACTCTAGACACAGAGGTTGTGACTGGAACCGTTCTACCATCACCCACTTCTATTCTTAAAGGTTCAGATAATACGTTGATAGGCAATTTCAACTTATCACATAGTGTAACAAACACAAAAGAGCAATTTGCTCCACAATCAAATAACGCACGAGCCGGCGAAGAATTTATCAGAAACATACCAGTAATCGCATCGTCGGTTTTAGTAGCAGTATCAACCGACATTTTAAATGCTCTTGATTCAGGTGGTGGAGGATTCTTTCGCTTCTGTCCCGTTGAAGAAGCAGATGATCCTCCGACTGACATTGTTCTTGCTCTGGCCCCTACCTCAGCACTCGCTCGCCTTGTAGAAGGACAATTAGCTGATCAATGACCCGGTTTTTTGCAATTCCAACAAACATTTTCTCGGAATAAACAAACTTGAACATCATAACCCATCCCTCCACACCTTATACACTTTTTTTCGACTCTGTACAGGGACCAGCGTGTGTTGACCTACACACATTGCACCACATTTTCTGACTCAAGTTACTACCACTGCTTTGAGTAACCCTACATATTTGTTGGTCACCATGAGATCTTCTAGATTTACTACTCATTTGGCTCGTCTGGCTTGTCGCTTGTTTTGGTTGCGACATTTGCTCTCTCTATTTACTCTTGGTGGCTTTGACGTCTCCTTCTACCATTCTTGCCATAGCAAACGCTTGAGGCAAGGTTGTTGCTAATCTCACCATTGATCAGTATTCAGGCAGAATCATTTCAACAAACTGATCAATTTTGGATTGTTCGCCAGGAAGCCATTGTTGTACAAAGCGGAGTTTGTTTGTTTACTTTTCGATCacttcatcaattgacatctgctCAGTCATTTTTAAATTCATAAACTCACGCTTCATTTTGGAGATTTCGTACGGAGTACAGTATTGCTCGCACACCTTTGCTGAAAATTGTTCCCACTTGACTTGACTCAACTGTTCTTTGGACACCTGGGTGGTCAACGAATCCCACCAGCCCATTGCTTTCTTTTTCAGAAGTCGGCTTGCATAATTAACACGTAATTCAGGTTCACATTGACAACCATCCAATGCTCGATCTACTTCACGCAGCCAATCTAAGGTGTCTGTCGGGTTTTTACTTCCGGAATACTCTGGGGGTTTACAATCCATGAATTGTTTGAATGTACATTTCTTTTGGGTTTCAGCAACTGGTTGtggtatcatttgtaatgggtaagTGTACATAAACTGGTTAGGATATTGGTTTGCAGTTTGGGGGGGGTATCTGGTTAGGCTGTGGTGTTTGGAATTGAGGAGGTAACGGAAACTGGTACTGTTACTGTTGCTGAGATGAATTTCCAGTGGATGTAGGCCTACGTTGGGGGAATGGGAAACCAGGAGGTGACGGTTCCACATTTGTTCTTAAGTCACGTGTAGGAAGAGTATTTTCTAGTTCTGTAATCTTTTCTCGAGCTTCCTGTAGCTCACTTTCTAACCTCTGGATGTAATCTCCTTGATCTTCATCTGAAATTTCACCCTATGTCAGAGATCTAAAGATACCAGGGGTCGGGGGAGTATGAACATTATGTTGTCCGTCAATCATCATTAACCTGTACTGCACATCATCTCaccaaagcttagtggataacttgtTAGTACCTAAGACTAACATACAACTTCCACATTCACTTAACTCTACCCCACGGATATGTTTGACAGAACATAAGCAAGATTTGGGAACATGACATCCATGTGTACACGTTTCAAAACCTACGCtctataccaacttgtaacaccgtacacatttttttttaaatcacagcggaaacaTAATATATTGATATTTACAAACCATACGTAG is from Rutidosis leptorrhynchoides isolate AG116_Rl617_1_P2 chromosome 10, CSIRO_AGI_Rlap_v1, whole genome shotgun sequence and encodes:
- the LOC139870892 gene encoding uncharacterized protein, which encodes MVRLATTLPQAFAMARMVEGDVKATKTNCPSTRRASAEVGARARTMSVGGSSASSTGQKRKNPPPPESRAFKMSVDTATKTDDAITGMFLINSSPARALFDCGANCSFVFVTLCDKLKLPINVLSEPLRIEVGDGRTVPVTTSVSRVTIEIDENEFPMTCLIIHILSFDVVLGIDWLGLHKVSIKCDKKIIHFPLADGTRAVARGERGEFDSPLILMTKAKKSLAKGCDSFLAYVINAKKEKKYVSDIPIVSEFPEVFPDELPGLPPVREVEYKIELLPGSTPVAKAPY